Within Massilia litorea, the genomic segment GGTTCGACAAATATTGCTGGCAAGTGTGACCGCTTTATGCAGAAATTCCCCATACACGTTCTCATCCGCACGCTCCATCCATCCCGCCCAGAAATCCATTTGGCCCTTGAAATCAGATTTGGGTCCCCATGCATAGCTGAGCCCCCGAAGGTCCCCATGCGTCAATAGGATATAGCCAGTGTACAGTCCCTGTAGCGTGTTCCGAAAATTTGGCAATACTCGATTACCCCAAACCGCATCTGGCTGCTCTGGCAAGGGTTTGGCACGGTAATTTTTCGGGAGCCTCTGCATGAACCGTCCGAGGCATGACTCCAAGTGCTTAACCATTTCTTCCCAAGTATCGCGAAGCTCGCAAAAGTACTCGACGGATGTGTAGCGTTCGAGAAGGTAGATTTCCTGCGGATTTAGATTCTGTTGCATAAATGATTCCCTTAACGGACTTGTTTACGCTGGACTGACACCCCGACAAGACTATTAATTTTCCGAATCTCCCCATCCAGCCATTTGCGAGCGCATAGCATCCGCAAATAGCTGGCACTTGGCAACGCAACGGAACGGGGCGGCCTAAGACAAGGAAATGATCGTTGACGTCCATTGTTTCCTTGAGAGCGGATCATGTAGATGAGCGCAGTAGTGCGTTGGTTTGCTCCTGCTCAGCCGGTTAGCGATGGAAGGCCTTACTTATTTTGATCCTGATCCCACTGCCATATCGTCTTTCCATATTCGGATCGCAGCAATGGAAATTGTTCGCCGTGCTGAAAGTGACGCCGCGAATGCGCATCTGCGGGAGAAAAATAAAACCCTTCTCTTGTACAGTGCTGACCAACCTCGAAACGCCCCGTTTGCTGCGACATTTCTTCTACGTCAAGTGATGCTGGCTCGAACTCATCTTTTACGATCTCAACGTAACACCAGCGTGATGAACATGAGGTGAAAGCATTTCGTGCAACCAAGCTTGGTGCGAGTTCAGGTGTCCGTGAGTCCTCGAAAAACGGATCTTTCGATAAGTCGGGGTTTGACAAGTCGTCCAGAACGAAGCGGAGCATGGCTTCCCCATCGGTCCACAGTTTGGCCCTGCCGACTGTAGCAGCTGCTGCTCTTCCCGTTCTGTTGAACGTGGTGCCGTCTAATAACTTACCGTCCGGAGAACCAGTCCACGCGAACTGAAGGGTTGCCTCGGAGTCGTCTATTGAAACATAAACGCCAGTTCTTGGAGGTAATTGGCCGCTGTGAGCTGTTAGATCAGGTCTGGCAACGAACTTTGGAATCGTGGAAAGACGAGTGGCGTGATTTTGCCAAGCTAGCGACAGTCCAAAATCCGTCCATCGCGTTGCGCTGCTCGTACGATCCATTGTTTGATCAATGTAGCGGGCATATTGATATAACTCTGCAAACATTTTATCGAAATGTTGTTGTTCGCCCGGCGTACTCCAATGCATCGAAAACTCTGCAATACCTCGTGCACATTGATGTGCTGCGGTCTTTCCAAAGATATTTGATACACGATTCGAGATATTTTCAGCAACAGATCTCTGAAAATCTGCGAGGAATGGCCAAGCATTATTTTCCCAGTTTTCGCTTGTATTACGGTTGCCCCATTGACCGCTTCGCAGCTTGCTATCGCGGCCTTCGTGCCGACTGACGTCAAGTATCCCATCAGCGAAAGATCGTAAAGCGCGCAAGCGATCCCTCAACCCTACGAGATATTCTAAAGACGAAAAGTAGTAAAGCAAGGCTGCTTGTTTCTTCTGCCAAGCAGTAAGACTAAAATTGGTCGTCATGATTTTTGATTTGAGAATATGATAAGCGTTATAGGACGAACAGGCAGCCTCATTTCTGCGGTGCCGTAGTCTGTCCTGGCAAAGACGGCAAGCCGACCCTTCCTGAAAACCCTGCGCCCTCGAAGTCTGTGTAACCCCACCCCGTGTCGAAAGGACCGCTAATATTTGGATGGGTTATCGAATCCCTTATGGCAACGTAAGCCTTTTTTTGCTCATCACTAAGCTTACCGTACTCGGCTTGGGTTAGTGAGTCTTGCAATCTGTTTTTTTGGCCACCTTTTAGTTTGTAATAACGCATTACGTCGTTTCTTGCATCGGTTCGTGCAACATTAAAAACTATTTGTTCCCAACCGCCTTCCAAATGACTATCCGGGAGACCAGCCTTCGTCTGCCCGGAAGCCGGCCCCCGCCACACCTTTAGAGAATCGCCCGGCTTTATATCATAGAGTACAAATTGTCCATTAACGTTCCAATCGGGCCATACGGCAAGGAATTTGCGCCATGCAGCCCGGGGTCAGGGGAGTTTTGTATGTCGTTAAAAACTTTTTCGCTAATCCAGCAATCGCTCATCGCCCTACTGTTTGGTGAAAGAATCCGAATAAGACGCGCCGGGCCTTTGATCTCAGCATGGGTTAGAGAATGAAATGACTCGATGTTATGTGGTTGCAGTGGAGGCCAGCCGTCTTTTACTTTTGCTGCAACAACTGGTGCCCATGCATCGGCGTCTGCCTGCGTCCAGCGTAATGCTGAGCCATCGTTGAGCCAACTCGGCCGTGTACGCGGATTTCGCATCAACGAAATGGCCGTTGCTTCAGGTAACGCGCCTCTGTAATGAATGTTTCGTACGTCGACAATCCCCTTTTGCCTCTGTAGCGCCTCTCGCTCCAGCCGGAGAATCGCTGTGTCGACGACATCCTGTATAGGCTTTAATGCTTGAGCAAGATACCTGTTAGCTAATATCCGAATCTTTTTTACCTCAACTAAGGCATCCTTTGCTCGTCCGCCAATTAACGGCACAAACTCAACCTTGCGAACCATTACTTCGACGACCTGGACTGCTCTATCAAACGCCGAGGTCAGCTCGTCTACGCTGATCTTCGCACGGACTGCTTTGATTTCAGTTGCCAGCCATTTCAATACGTCGTCGACTTTATGTGTCTTTAAGTATTCCTGCACCTTGCGCCGACGCAAAAACGAAATAATCCAACTCATTGCAGCATCGACCGCGTCCGGAATTTTGTCTGCACCAGCGCGTCGGACGAAACCGAAGAATATTTTCAGGATACCCTTTACCAACGAACCGAGCGCCGGGAATAACCCAATAAGCGTCAAGGCGAGTGCTACCCAATTCCATATGTCGTTATGATCCCGCGAAAGCTTACGACAATTGGCGATAAGGTCGCGTAAGTCGCACACCTGATCGACGAGCGGGATCATCGAAATTCCGGCATCTACCAAAATTTGGGACGTCGTTCTGTTTTCGTTAAAGTCCCCTTCGATAGCTTCCCAAAACCATACAAAAGGGTTTTTGCTCGGTTCGACTTGGTCTTTTTCATCTGTAGCCCACGCCAACGCATCCCGCATTTGGGTCGCATTTACCTCAGCCATGGAGTTCCCCGCAAAATAAGGTAATGATTTGGGAAAAAGTGCGTATCAGCCAGTTAACTTTTCTAAGGGGTCATGTGGTTGCTCCTTTTTTGGCGTGCGGGGCAAATAGACGACCTTTTTGACAGGTCTGTTCAGCACGTTCTCATGCAGCGCTTTGCCTTCATTATCGAGTGTGCCGGTGAGCATTGGCCCTTTTTCGAAGTGGATTTGATAGTCGACCTCGGGTATCCCTTCGGCTAACTCGGGATCCAGATAGTGCAAGGCGATCCAGTGCTTTGTCTCCTCACTTAGCTCGCCTGGCAGATTCAACGAATTGGCGGCTTTGTTTGCTCCGCTATCAAAGAAATGCTTCCCGCCCTTCACCGAAAACTTCCCCGGACAAGCAAAAGTGATATTCCCGCCCTCGAGCGTGATCGCCGACTGCCCCGCCTGCAGCACGATCTTTTCCTTGGCCTTGATCTCGATGCAGTCGTTCACGGAGATCACCGTGACCTCCTTGTCTGCCACAATCTCCAGCTGATCGGTATGCGCCTGCAGCGAGACCGGCCCATTGCCGGCTATCGCCTGGATACCGCCGCCGTGCGTGAACAGACTCGCGGTGTTGGCGGCAACCGAGGACACGGTGTGCGCCGCCGTCATATGCAGGTCCGATTGCGTCGTCCAATTCAACTGCTTGCCGGCGTAAAGGATGGTCGAGGCCGGCGTGGCCCAGTTCATACTTGCGGCCGAGTCCAGCAGGACAACCGCGGAAGCGAATTTCTCGACCGGCTGCTGCGGATCGAGCTCGCGCGCCCCGCTCTTTGCCTTCTGCGCCGTCTGGCCGTTGACGGCCCCGGCATATTTCCCCTTCGCTTTGGGATCGACCTGCTCAATGAATTCCGACTGCGCCTTTGAGGCGTCCTTGCTGAACAAGGCCTGCTGCTGCGCCGCCGCGTCGCCCAGCGTCTTGCCGAGCGCCTCTGCGCCTTTCAGCAAGGAGACCGCCTCGAGCGCGTCCATCTGTGTCGAGCTCACGCCGCAGCCCTGGCGTGCACGGGCGCTCGTGGATAGCAGGACGCCCTCCCCGCCCCGCACGACGGCCCAGGCGTCGGTGCGCAATTCGAAACCGCGGCCACGGTAAGCACCGCGCTGGGCGGTACCAGGCGATTGCTGGATCAGGTAACCGAGGTTCAATTGCGTTGCTGCAGTGCTGGTGGCAAGCCGCGTGCGCACCTGGCCCGGCGTGTCGTCGAGCTGCCATTGATTGAAACCGCCGCCGTCGACGTTGTGGCTGTGGATGCCCGACAGCGTGCCCGCATGATCAATGCCGGAATCGACGCCGGCGGCAAATGGCGGCAGGTCCGCTCCGGTGAACAGCTGGGACACGATCACGGGGCGGTCGATGTCGCCCTCGACGAAATCGACCAGCACCTCGGTGCCGACGCGCGGGGTGAACAGCGTGCCCCAGTTGGGACCGGCCAGCGCTTCGGCGACGCGCACCCAGGTGCCGGAACGGTCGTCGCCCGGCGCGCAGCCCTCGCTATCGGTGTCGTGGGACAGGCCTCCGGCGTTGGGGCGACCGCCGCGCTGCCAGGCGAACTGGACACGGACCTGGTGGTCACGTGTCGTGGTCGATACCGAGTCGGCGAGCCCGACCACCAGCGCGCATTGCGCACCCGGTGCGGTAACTTTCAATGGCGCGGCCGTGAGCGCGGGTACGATCGCAACCGCATCGCGTACGCAGCCAAAGCTGTTGCGGTAGGTGCCGTTTTCAACGCCGCCGCCCGCGGCCTGTGCGATGCCGGTGTCGAAGTTGTTGCGTGCCTCGTGCTGCACCCAGAGCACCGTAAAAGCGTTCTCGCCCTCCGGATAGCGCTCGTGCTGGGTGAGTTGAAAAGCGTGGCCTGCCGCCAGCCGGCGGGCGGCGCCCATGCCTTCGAAGACCTTGTTCTCCCGCTCGAGCGCCTGCAGCATCAGTTCGCTGTGCGTGTCCGCGGCGCTCCGTTCGCTCACGATGCGCTCGCCGCTGCCGTCGTACAGCCACAGGGGCGGCAGCTCGCCCGCATCGAGGTTGGAGCGCTGTTCACATCCCGGCGCCAGCAATTGGCCCGGATCCCAGCTGCTGATCGCAACGCCGTTGGCGGCGACCCGGCGCTGGGCGCTGAAGGCGTCGATGGCGTCGTCGCGTTCGGTGGCGCGCACGCCGTGGAAGCGGATGACGTCGCCGCCCGGCGTGCCCGGCGCGATGGCCCGGCTGTCGAAGATGATCAGGCGGTGCCCGGACTCCCGGTGCTCGAAGCGCCAGTTGAGGCCTTCGGAAGCGAGCAGGCGGATAAAGAACTCCAGGTCGCTCTCGCGGTGCTGGGTGCAGATCGCGCGCTTGGGTAGCTCCTGCGTGATATCGAAGTCGAAGCGCACCTGCGGATAATCGGCCAGCAGTTCGGTGACGATGTCGCGCGCGTTCTTGTCCTGGAAGATGTAGCAGTCGCGGCGCCGGGCCAGCAGCGCCAGCGCTGGTTCGAGGCGCAGGCGGTAGCGCGCGACGCCGCCGTCGGCGCCCAGCCAGGCAGCTTCGGTACACAGTCCGTGCCACGAACGGCGGCTGCCGTCAGGCTGGAGCAGGCCGAGCGTCAGTTCTTCGCCGAGGAAATCGTCGAGATCGAGGTCGGTCGAGGTGCTGAGCGCATCGACGTCCAAGCAGAACAGTTCGTTGACTGCCTCGCGGCCAGTGAAGCCTTCGGCCGCCAGCGCTTCAGGCAGCGCGCTGTCCTGGCTGCTGGTGAGGGTGATGAGCCGTGCATGCTGGCTCAGGCCTGTGCCGAACAGGCCGAGGGTGGGGAAGCCGGGGGCGTTCATGCGCACTCCTTCGTCTGGAGGAATCGACGGCAAGCCTGGACGCTTGCCAACCGCCGATGTTACCGGACGTAAAGAGGGCGATGATGCTCGCGGGCATGACCCGCATCAAGACTGCGGCGGATTCAGCCGGGTGGCGCGCCGGCGGCGGCCGGGGCGCCGGCTTCCAGCGGCGCCAGGCCGCGCAGGCGCAATGCGATGAGCATGGCGCCGGCCAGGATCGCACCCAGCAGGCTGACGACGCCCGTCCAGCCGCCGTATTCCCAGACGAAGCCGCAGAGCCAGCCGACCACGCTCGAGCCGAGGTAGTAGAAGAAGAGGTACAAGGCCGAGGCCAGGGCCTGCGGCGCACGCGCGCGCCGGCCAACCCAGCTGCTGGCGACCGAGTGCGTGGCGAAGAAGCCGAAGGTGTAGAGGCCGACGCCGGCGACGACGGCGACCAGGTTGCCGAACAGCGTCAGCAACAGGCCTGCGAACATCACCGACATCACCAGGTACAGCACGTTGCGCCGTCCGAGCCGGTCGGCCAGGCGCCCGGCCCAGACCGAACTGAAAATGCCCAGCAGGTAGAGCACAGACAAGGCGCCGACCGCGCTCTGGCGCAGGCCGAACTCGGGGCCGAGCAGGCGGTAGCCGATGTAGTTGTACAGGCTGACGAAGGAACCCATCAGCAGGAAGGACAGGCCGAACAGCCAGGGCAGGCCCGCATCCCTTGCGTGCCTGCCGACGCCTTCCCTCAGCCCGGCGAAGCCGCCCTGCCCCGGCCGGAAGCGTTTCGAGACGGGCAGGCTGCGCCAGAATTCCCAGGCCGCGTACAGGCCCGCTGCACCCATCAGGCCGAGCGCGGCGCGCCAGGACCAGAAATCGCTGATCACCGAAGCGAGCACGCGCCCGAACATGCCGCCGAATGCGCTGCCGCTGATGTACATGCCCATCGACAGGCCGAGCGACGATCCCTCGATTTCTTCGCTCAGGTAGGCCATCGCCACGGCCGGCATCCCGCCCAGCATGAAGCCGAGCAGCGCGCGCAGGACCAGCAGCTGGGTGTAGTCGCTGGTGAAGGCGGCCAGCAGCGTGAGCAGGCCGCCGCTGAGCATGGAGGCGGCCATCAGCGGCTTGCGGCCGAAGCGTTCGGACAGCACGCTCGATACGAGCAGAGAAACGGCCAGTGCGGCGGTGGAGATCGACAGGGCCAGGCTGCTTTGCGCGGGGGTCAGGGCGAAGTCGCGCGCGAGCAGCGGCATCAGGGGCTGTACGCTGTAGAGCAAGGCAAAGGTGGAAAAGCCACCGAAGGCCATGGCGCGGTTGATGCGTTTGAAGTCGGCGCTGCCGGCGGCGATGGCGGGAGAAGACATGGGCGAATCCTGAAACTGGACTGCTCATGATAGCGAAAAACGGAAGGGCTCGTCGGCGGGGGGCTGGATTGCGAAGCTGTGTTTACGATGATGCGGGCGTTGGTTGAACGCGTGGGCGGGAAGACCCGCCCACCCTACAAGCGCTAAACCTTGGCCGGCAACGCTTTATGGATACTCGGTATCGAGCTCCGACCCCGCATAGTTCTCCATCTCCGCCAGCAGCTGGGTCATCGGCGCCTTGGTGCGGATGCTTTGCAGGACCGTGCAATGCTCGCGGTAGGACGCGACGCGCTCGGCGATGATCTCGCGGTGCGGGGCCGGCACTTTTTCCAGCAGCGCCGCCCAGCCGGTCTCGTAGTCGGGGTTATTCTTGCGGACCGACTTCACGAAGCGCTCGAAGTCCTTCTGCCCCGCCCGTGCGACGATGGTGCCGCCGTCGACGGCGAAGATGACCGCCAGCGCGATCACGCCTTCGGCGTTCAGGTCGGGGTCGGTGACCGGGCCTTCGTAGTGGTTCTTGCGCAGCCACTTGGCGGCGTTGACGATCGCCTGCACGCCCTCGCGCTGGCGCACCTGGCCCAGGTAACGGTCGTAGCCGGTCCAGGTCTCTCCCGGGTCGGCGGTGCAGATGTCGACGAACAGTTCCTTCAGGCGCCGGCCGGCGTACACCGGGTCGTTGTCGTATTCGCCGACCAGGCTGTCCTCGGGCAGCGCGGCCAGTTCGCGGATCATGCGAAAGCCCGCCTGGAACACGTATTCGGCGCCGTCCGCGATCAGGATGTCGAGCGCCGTCTCGTCGCTGTCGTCGTCGACCAGGTGTTCGAGGCCGAGCGACATGCCGCCCACGGTCAGCATCAGCGCGCGCTGGATGCCTTCGGCGGTGCGGTCGTTGGTGAACTTCTCGGCCACCATCGCGGTGATGGACGAGAGCTCGTCGGCCAGGCCGATCGCCTCGTCGGCGTCGGCCATGGTCGGCAGCAGCCTGATCGCACGCACCAGGCGCGGCAGCTTTTCAATGACGATTG encodes:
- a CDS encoding type VI secretion system Vgr family protein, whose amino-acid sequence is MNAPGFPTLGLFGTGLSQHARLITLTSSQDSALPEALAAEGFTGREAVNELFCLDVDALSTSTDLDLDDFLGEELTLGLLQPDGSRRSWHGLCTEAAWLGADGGVARYRLRLEPALALLARRRDCYIFQDKNARDIVTELLADYPQVRFDFDITQELPKRAICTQHRESDLEFFIRLLASEGLNWRFEHRESGHRLIIFDSRAIAPGTPGGDVIRFHGVRATERDDAIDAFSAQRRVAANGVAISSWDPGQLLAPGCEQRSNLDAGELPPLWLYDGSGERIVSERSAADTHSELMLQALERENKVFEGMGAARRLAAGHAFQLTQHERYPEGENAFTVLWVQHEARNNFDTGIAQAAGGGVENGTYRNSFGCVRDAVAIVPALTAAPLKVTAPGAQCALVVGLADSVSTTTRDHQVRVQFAWQRGGRPNAGGLSHDTDSEGCAPGDDRSGTWVRVAEALAGPNWGTLFTPRVGTEVLVDFVEGDIDRPVIVSQLFTGADLPPFAAGVDSGIDHAGTLSGIHSHNVDGGGFNQWQLDDTPGQVRTRLATSTAATQLNLGYLIQQSPGTAQRGAYRGRGFELRTDAWAVVRGGEGVLLSTSARARQGCGVSSTQMDALEAVSLLKGAEALGKTLGDAAAQQQALFSKDASKAQSEFIEQVDPKAKGKYAGAVNGQTAQKAKSGARELDPQQPVEKFASAVVLLDSAASMNWATPASTILYAGKQLNWTTQSDLHMTAAHTVSSVAANTASLFTHGGGIQAIAGNGPVSLQAHTDQLEIVADKEVTVISVNDCIEIKAKEKIVLQAGQSAITLEGGNITFACPGKFSVKGGKHFFDSGANKAANSLNLPGELSEETKHWIALHYLDPELAEGIPEVDYQIHFEKGPMLTGTLDNEGKALHENVLNRPVKKVVYLPRTPKKEQPHDPLEKLTG
- a CDS encoding MFS transporter, yielding MSSPAIAAGSADFKRINRAMAFGGFSTFALLYSVQPLMPLLARDFALTPAQSSLALSISTAALAVSLLVSSVLSERFGRKPLMAASMLSGGLLTLLAAFTSDYTQLLVLRALLGFMLGGMPAVAMAYLSEEIEGSSLGLSMGMYISGSAFGGMFGRVLASVISDFWSWRAALGLMGAAGLYAAWEFWRSLPVSKRFRPGQGGFAGLREGVGRHARDAGLPWLFGLSFLLMGSFVSLYNYIGYRLLGPEFGLRQSAVGALSVLYLLGIFSSVWAGRLADRLGRRNVLYLVMSVMFAGLLLTLFGNLVAVVAGVGLYTFGFFATHSVASSWVGRRARAPQALASALYLFFYYLGSSVVGWLCGFVWEYGGWTGVVSLLGAILAGAMLIALRLRGLAPLEAGAPAAAGAPPG